TTGGCCATCTCCCTGAGGTACGCGTTGCCGACCTTCCAGAAGCAGTTTCTGCATGCTATGGCATGGCCCATACGAGAAAGAATGACAGCCGTGTCTTTCGCCACCTCACCATGTGCTATCTGCATGTTGCTGGTATCCAGGAAGTGAGCGTGGCCTCCAAGCTGAGTGATACCAGCCTCCATGGAGTTTCTCGTCCTGGTGGACTGTTCGAAGAACATCAAAAAGACCGTCTTGTTGGGCAGGTATATGGTGGGTCTATCCACGGCAAAAGCTCTTTTCAGTTCGTACGAACACTCCAAAAGGGTCTCTATCTCCTCCTTGGTCCACTCAGTCAAAGTAATAAAATGTTTCCCTCTGAAAATCGTCTGCATTTTCTTTTCCCTCCTACTTTCTTCATGTTTTTAATAATTCTGAACATATATGGAAGGAATGACTGCGTACATCGCTGCAGCCTTCACCAGCTCATCCTTCCATGTTCTCTCGTTTGGAGCATGCGCCTGATCCTCATGTCCAGGCCCAAACCCTATACATGGGATGCCGTATCTTCCCATTATGGAAACGCCGTTGGTTGAAAATCCCCATTTGTCCACAAAGGGGTCCTGACCAAAAAGGTTCTTATAGGCCTTTATGGTTGCTTGACACGCCGGGTGTTCCTCCTCAAGGACCCATGCAGGGAAGTAACACTCGGTGGGATAAACCAATCCGGTATAGGAAGGTTTATCGTAGCTGTACATGGAGACTTCCGCGCCGCTTTCTTTTACGGAAGGTAGGTTGCGTATCTCTTGGAGGGCCTTTTCCCATGTCTCTCCCCACGTAAGTCTTCTGTCGATGGATATCCAGCAGCTGTCTGCGACGGCACATCTTGACGGGGAGGTGAAGAATATCTCAGAGACCGTAAGGCTACCCTTGCCAAGGAACGGGTCTTCGTGCAGGTTTTCGTGAAGGGCCCTCAGCTCTTGAAGTATGGGAGCCATCTTGTAAATTGCGTTGTCTCCTCTTTCCGGGACTGACCCATGACAGCTAAGACCTTTGGTCTTGACTTTTATTTCCATCCTGCCTCGCTGTCCCCTATAGATATTGAGGGACGTGGGCTCAGTTATAACAACGAACTCAGGCCTTATTCCATCTTCCTCTATGATGTACTGCCAGCAAAGTCCATCGCAGTCTTCCTCCTGAACCGTTCCCGTAACCAATAGGGTATAGTCGTCCTCCAAACCCAGGTCCTTTATGATTCGGGCCGCATAAACCATGGAGGCCATGCCTCCTTCCTGGTCGCTGGTACCCCTTCCGACTATTACCTGGTCATCCTCGTAACCCTCATAGGGATCTACCTCCCATAGGCTCAAATCCCCCACTCCTACGGTATCTATGTGGGCGTCCATGGCTATGAGCCTTAAGCCCTTGCCCACGTAACCCAAAATGTTACCCATGGGGTCTATTTCAACCTTATCGAAACCTACCTTTTCCATCTCTTCTTTGATGCGAAGGATCACATCCCTTTCCTGACAGCTTTCGCTAGGTATGGCCACCATGTCGCGGAGGAACTGGGAGATGTCCTTTCTGTATTCTTCCGCTTTTTTCAGCACCTTATCAAACTCCACGATCGATCATTCTCCTTTCCTGGTTTTAAGAGACTAGTAAGCTTTTCCTCACCAAGGCGCGTAGCCCATGAGCCTTGGGAGGAAAAGGGGTATACCGGGAAATACAGTTATCAATATGAGAACAGAAACCACAACAAGAATAAAAGGGAATATCTCTCTGCTCAGCTGCTCTATGGTCAGCCTACTTATGCCACAGGCTACGAACAGGCACGCCCCCACCGGCGGAGTCATCAAGGCTATGTTGAGGGAAAGAACCATTATTATGCCGAAATGGAGGGGATGAAAGCCCATCTTCACGGCCAACGGGTGAAGGATGGGACCAAGGATTATGAGAGCCGCCGCTATGTCCATGAACATTCCTACGAAAAGCAGAAGAAGGAGTATCATTCCCATGACAACCCATTTGTTGGTGCTTATACCCAACATAAGATTAGCGACCTTTTCCGGAATCTGCTCCATGGTGAGCACCCACCCCAATATGGAGGCAGCAGCTATTACCAAGAAAACCACTCCGGTAGTTCTGGCCATCTTGATGAAAATGGGAACCAGGTCTCTCACGGTTATGCTTCGATATACTACGAAGCCCACGAACAAGGCATAGGCAACAGCTACCGCCGCAGCCTCCGTCGGGGTAAAAACACCGCTTAGAATTCCACCCAGGATGATTATGGGCATAAGGAGAGCCACAAAGGCCTCCTTAAAGGCAAGGATCATCTCTTTCAGCGTAGCCCGTCTTTGACCGACGGGATAACCTCTCTTTTTGGATATCCTCGCAGTTAGTATCATCAGTGCTACGGCAACCAGTATCCCCGGAAGGATGCCTGCCAAAAACAACCCAGCTATGGAGACCTGCATGAACGCCCCGTAGATGACCATTATGTTGGAGGGAGGGATTGTGGGCCCTATGATTGATGAAGACGCTGTAACTGCCGCAGAAAAATCCTTGTCGTACCCTTCCTCAACCATGGCTGGAATAAGCATGGAGCCTATAGCTGCTGTATCGCTTACGGCTGCTCCAGTAAGTCCGGCAAAGAACACCGAGGCCACTATATTTGCATGTGCAAGCCCACCCTGAAGGTGCCCCACAAGTACGTTGCTGAACTTTACGAGCTTCTGAGTGATACCCGTCTTGTTCATTATGTCTCCAGCCAAGATGAAAAAGGGCATGGCCATGAGGGTGAACATATCCACTCCCGCAAAATATCGCTGGGGCACTAACTGAAGTATGGAGGGAACGTTCATCTTGAGCATGGAAAGAAGTCCAGTAACCCCCAAGACAAAGCCTATGGGCATGCCCACTACGAGAAATATCACGAACACGGCAGTTATAAAGCCAGTCATCGCCCATCCCCCTTTAGAGTGGGTTCATCAAACTCTAGGTTTTCCTCCCTTTTAACCGTCGCAACTATATCCTCGGCCATAAGGATCTCGTCCAGGTCTTTGCGTCTTATGTCCAGGATCATCTTGCAGATCAGCATGACTATGCAAAGGAGGGCACTCACAGGAACAGACATGAGCCACCAGTACATGCTAGTGTTAAGAGCCGTCGAAAGCTGCGCTTTGCCTCCCTCTGCCATTTTGAAACCGTAGACCACAAGGATATAGAGGAAAAACAAGATGAAGGCATTTGAGATGAATATTATCCCCTTGGCCAAAAGCCTCGGCAGCTTCTTTACGAACATGGTTACACCTACGTGCTCATGCCGCCAGATGCAAGGCGCAACGGCAAGGAGGGCCATCCAGATCATCATGTACCTTGAAAATTCCTCAGTCCAACTCAAGGGAGAGACAAACACGTAACGGAACAAAACCCCCAAAAGAACGGTGAAGGTCATGATAACCGAGAGGATCAAAAGGGGAACCTCAAGGGCCTTCTCCAAGGCGTTACCTATTGTCTCTGCGGCTTTAAATATGGACATATTATCCTTTTTGGGCATTTCTCATTTTTTCTAGGGAAAAGTAGGGCGTACGCCCTACTTTTCCTCCTTCACTATCTCGCTGATGGAGTCCAGATACTTGTTGGCAAGCTCCACACCTTCGTCTCCATAAGTGCTCTTGATGAACTCCATAGCCGCTTTCCTTCCTATCTCCCTGAACTGCTCAAGAGCCTCAGGAGTAGGAGTATAAATCTCCATTCCTGCAGCCTGAAGGGCTGGCAGTCCCTTATCAGAGGCCTCTATTATCCTGTTAAGGCCTCTACCAGCAACGATCGCAGTCATGGCCGCACCGTCCACTATGGATTTTTCCTTGTCCGTAAGCCCCTCATAGAAATCTTTGTTCATGACCCAACAGTAGGTGCTGTAGAGGTGGTTGGTAAGTGTAAGATATTTCTGCACTTCATAGAGTTTCCCTGTGAGTATTATGGGTATGGGGTTGTGCTGTCCGTCTACCACACCGGTCTGGAGCGCCGTATAGACTTCCGCCCAGGCAACAGGTGTTGCGGCAGCTCCATAAGCCTTCATCAGGTTCTGGTGAGAAGGCAAGGTCATGGTCCTCATCTTCAATCCCTTCATGTCATCAACGGTCTTTATGGGACGCTTGCTGTTGGTCAGCTGGAAGAATCCTCCCGCCTCTCCAAAGCCTAAAACCTTGAATCCCGCCTTTTTCTCTATGTCTGAAGCTAGGTACTGACCGAAGGGGCCATCAAAGAGCTTCCAAGCCACATTGTAATCGGGAATGGCAAAGGGTATATCCAAGACGCTGTACAGGGGATAGAAGGAGGCCATTCCCCCTGCAGAGGCTATGTAGCTCTGCACGACTCCTACCTTGACCTGTTCCATGGTCTCCCGTTCGTTTCCAAGTTGCCCTGCAGGATAAATCTCCACCTTAAGTTCTCCGTTGCTCTGCGCCTCAACCATGCTCTTGAAAACAGCGGACATCGCAGCTGTTGCTACTTCAAAAGGCTGCTGCGGGTTCAAGTGAGACAATTTAATGGTCTTGGCCGCAAAGGCTCCGCTTGTTCCCACCATTATCATCACTGCAACCAATAACGCTACCCCAAACTTTCTCATACCTCATCCCTCCTCTTTTTCTCTACTGATCATCTTGGCTCTCCTAACCTCTTTTGTTCTCCCACTTCCACCTCCCCGCATGTGGGGTATTAAAGGTTGTCCAGCACTCCTGTCATCTCGTTGAAGGCCTTTATCTTTTCATCGATGAGAGGAGCCATTTTATGCACAGAGCCCCAGTAATTTTCCGCGTCATACCACTGGGCATTGAGCTCCTCGATATCCTTTCCTTGCTGCTCTATCCACGTATAGTACTTCAGGTTATGAATAGCTTTCTTGTCGTAATAAGTAAGCTCCTTCATCCAATCCACCGAAAGACCCATTATGTGTTTTTCAAAGTCAACGGCGGCCTGAACCTTGGTATAAGGGCCGAACTCTTCCTCTAGCTCCTTGATCCTGGAGCGGTACAGCTCCATACTGTCCGTGAAGACCGTAAGGATTATGTCCTTCTCCGTTAGTTCATAGTATTTGGCCATCTTGATGGCCATTATCACGTTGGCTGCACTTGATATGCCCATCAGGTGGAGCTTTTCCACAACTTCATCAGGGACTCCCTGTTCCTTCAAGAACTCCTTCCCTATAGGTTCGTTGAAAAGCCTGATCATGGCCATGCTGTCGGCATCGTCCACTGCTATCACCATGTCGGTGTTCTTGACGTTGTGTATCCAAGGAACGTGCTTGTCCCCTATACCCTCTATACGATGAGCTCCAAAACCGTTCATAAGGAGCGTGGGGCACTGAAGAGCTTCGCCAACGGCTATTTTGCTCCCTGGGTAGACGTCCTTCATGTAGTCACCGCACCCCAATGTTCCTGCTGAACCAGACGTCAAGGTCACGCCGAAGAACTTATCCTGAGGCCCTGCGACCTCCTTTACGACCTCTTCCATGGCATGTCCCGTAACCTCATAGTGCCACAGGTGGTTGCCCAGCTCCTCGAACTGATTAAATATAACTACGTTGTCCCTCGTTCTGCGGAGCTCCCACGTCTTGTCGAATATCTCCTTTACGTTGCTTTCGCTGCCAGGAGTGGCTATAACTTCCCCCGCCACGCTCTTCAGCCATTCAAAGCGCTCTTTGCTCATTCCTTCAGGAAGTATGGCTATGGATTCACAGCCTAAAAGCTGAGCGTTGTAAGCTCCTCCCCTACAGTAGTTTCCAGTAGAAGGCCACACAGCTTTCTGTGTCGTTGGGTCGAACTGACCGGTCACGAGGCGGGGAACCAAACAGCCAAAGGTAGCTCCAACCTTGTGTGCTCCCGTGGGGAACCACTTGCCGACTAAGGCTATTATCCTGGCCTTCACGCCCGTGAGCTCTGAAGGAAGCTCCAAGAAGTTGACTCCGTCGTACAGCCCCCCCTTGCTTTTGGGTTCGTTCTTCCAGGTTATCCTGAAAAGGTTGAGTGGGTTCACATCCCAAAGACCTACATCCTTCAGCTTTTCTTTGATTTTCTGAGGGATCTTTTCTGGATCCTTCATCTGTTCAAAAGTCGGTATTACAATGCCTCGTTCCTTTGCCCTTTCAACCGTCCTACGCAGCTGTTTTTCGTTAACAGTTAGGTCTATCAACTTACCCACTCCTTCCAAAATGTTCGTATCTACGAAGCCCTACAGCTCCCAACCACCGTAAAGCGGGAAGGCTCTGCACAGCTCCAAAACTTCCTCTCTTACTTTCTTCAGGTTTGCCTCATCGTCGGGAGCAGATGCAACTCTGTCCATCAGGTCGGCCAGGATCACCATCTCGCTGGGACCAAAGCCTCTACTGGTCACCGCTGGAGTTCCCACCCTGATGCCGCTTGTAATAAAGGGGCTTCGGGTCTCAAAGGGTATGGTGTTTTTGTTGACGGTTATCCCCGCCTTGTCCAAGGCTATTTCAAAATCCTTCCCTGTGATACCTCTATCAGTCAGATCCAGAAGCATCAGGTGGTTGTCCGTCCCCCCTGAAACCAGCCTGAAGCCTTTTTTAGACAGGGCATCAGCAAAAGCCTTGGCGTTTTCTACTATTTTCCTCTGATACTCCTTGAACTCGGGCTGCAGTGCTTCCTGGAAAGCCACCGCCTTGGCCGCTATTACATGCATCAGCGGTCCTCCCTGCATGCCGGGGAATATGGTCTTGTCAATAGCCTTGGCGTACTCCTCTTTGCACATGACCATACCGCCTCTGGGTCCCCGCAGGGTCTTGTGGGTCGTGGTGGTGACAAAGTCACACCACGGTATAGGATCTTTATGAAGGTCGGCAGCCACCAGACCGGCAATGTGGGCTATGTCGAACATTAGGTAAGCTCCCACCTTGTCCGCTATCTCGCGGAACTTTTCTGCGTCTATCTCCCTTGGGTAAGCACTGGCTCCGCACACTATCATCCTGGGCTTGTGCTCCAAGGCCAGGCGCTCTACCTCGTCGAAATCTATGGTCTCCGTCTCCCTTGAGACTCCGTAAGGCACCACGTTGTAAAGCTGCCCCGAGAAGTTGACCGGACTTCCGTGGGTCAGGTGCCCTCCGTGGGACAAGTTCATGGCTAAAATGGTGTCACCGGGCTTCAAGACCGAGAAGTAAACGGCCATGTTCGCCTGAGATCCCGAGTGAGGCTGGACGTTCACGTGATCGCAGCCGAAAAGCTTCTTGGCCCTATCCCGAGCCAGGTCCTCTGCCTGATCCACAAATTCGCATCCGCCGTAATACCTCTTCGCCGGATAGCCTTCAGCGTACTTATTGGTCAACACAGACCCCATTGCAGCCAACACAGCAGGGGATACCACGTTCTCGGAAGCTATGAGCTCTATGCCCTCCCTTTCTCTCTTGAGTTCCGCCTCTATCACGGAGGCTATCGCTGGATCGACCTTCCTCAAGTATTCAAAAGACCCCACAAACATTTCCATCACTCCCTTATATTACGTTTCTCTCTTTCAATGCCTTCTCTAACCCCAAAAGACAAGGCTCAGTAACTATAGGCTGCCCCACTGCCCTGCGGGCACCATCTATGTCCTTGAGCCCGTTGCCTGTCACCACTAACGCGACCCTTGCATCCTTGGGAAGCTTACCTTCCCGCGCGGCCTTTCGGAATCCCGCAAAAGCAGTAACGCCAGCAGGTTCCCCAAAGACCCCCGTTGTCCTGGCCAGTTCCGGTATGGCTGAAAGAATCTCATCATCCGATACCGCCAGCATATCACCTCCGCTGCTTCGAACACCGTTAAGAGCCTTGGCCCAGTTTCGCGGTGCCCCAACGGAGATACTGTCCGCGACGGTGGATGCCGGGCTAAATTCCACCCTCGGGGCCCCTTCTTTGAATGCCTTGTATATTGGGCTTGCGCCCTCCGCCTGAACTCCCACTATATGAGGCACTCGCTCCGTTAACCCAAGCTTCACCAAATCAGAAAACCCCTTATACAACCCGCTTATTATGCAACCATCTCCGACAGATACGAAAACAAAATCTGGCGCATCCCAATTCAGCTGCTCCGCTATCTCCATGGCACAGGTCTTTTTTCCTTCAACTAGGTAAGGGTTTATCGCACAATTACGATTATACCAGCCCCAGCGCTCTATTGCCTCGGTGGCCAGGTCAAAAGCTTTCTCGTATGTCCCCTTTACCAAAACCACACATGCACCGTACACCAGAAGCTGGGTGATTTTGGCCACCGGAGCGCTTTCGGGAACGAAGATAATGCTTTTAAGACCTGAGACTGCAGCAAATCCTGAAAGGGAACTTGCTGCGTTGCCAGTAGAAGCGCAAGCTATGACATCCCTTCCGTAATCCAGAGCCTTTGCAACGCCAACAGCGCTGGCACGGTCCTTCAGAGAGCCCGTAGGGTTGCGACCGTCGTCTTTCACGTAAACTTCTTTTACACCGTAAGTTCTGGCAAGCTTTTGGGAGCTGTAAAGGGGTGTCCAACCTGCCGCAAGAGGAGGAATGTTTTCGTCTTTCTCGACGGGCAGAACAGCCTTGTACCTCCAAAGAGAAAAATCATCGTTTTCTCTAAGCTTTTCTTTCGTTATCTCCTTTGCCGCCTTCTCGTAATCGTACAGCACGTGAAAAGTCCCATCCAAGCCGCAGTCAGGGCACGTATAAAGGTTCTCTTCTGGCTCATATTCTTTTCCGCAAATGGCACATTTTAGCAATTGAGGTTTTGCCACTTTATTTCACCTCTTTCGCCAAGAGGGCACCGCGGGATATACCGAAATATCCCTCGCAAGCCTTCTGGAGATGCTCTATCTCTATGTATTCATCATCCACGTGGGCAAGGGTCTCCAAGGACCCGCCAAAACCAACGGTTGGAATGTTAGCCTTTCCGGCGTAGTAGCTTCCGTTGGTACAGAAGTAGTAATGGGATATTTGGGGGTGTTGTCCCACGGATCGAAGCCCTTCAAGGGCAGCAACCACGAAGGGGTGATCCTCAGGAAATATCCAGCCGGGGGCGAACCGTTCAGCTATTATGGGCTCTCCGGTATAGCACCTATCCTCCCCTACGGCCAGACTGACCTTATACCTAAACTGAGGGTCATCTCTTTCGACTACTGAAAGGAGATCTTTTACCTGCTCTAGTACTTCATCCTTGACTTCACCTTCCAGCAATCTTCTGTCAAAGGTGCACCTACAACGGTCAGGCACCACACTGGCCCCCGGATAGGGATACGAAATGATGTCCGTTACTTCAAGAATTCCCTCCCCCAACACAGGGTGTCTTTTAGGCATGAATCCATCCTCTATGGCGAGAAGGGCTTTGGTCATCTTCTTTATGGCGTTTATCCCCACGGAGGGATTTGAGGAATGGGCGTTCTTGCCGTAGGTCTCAAGGACCACCTCGGCTCGGCCCCTTTGCCCTCGCTTCAGAGTCAAGCCAGAGGGTTCACCTATAACGACGCAATCAGGCCTGCTTATCTTTGCTATCTCCTCCGACGCCACACCTTCGAAGCACTCCTCATGCACACATCCTGCAACGTTTATCTCCCCATCCAGCTCTCCTGCAAGGTCCTCCTTGACAAAAGCCGCAGCCAAAACCATGGCGGAAAGGTTGCCCTTCATGTCCGTTGAACCTCTACCGTAAATTTTGCCGTCCTTTATCTGGGCACCGTAGGGATCCACACTCCACTTGGACATGTCAGAAATTCCCACGTGGTCCATGTGCCCCTCGAAAAGTATCTTTCTCCCACCCTTGCCCAATACGACGGTACCTATCACGTTGCCGTACCTGTCAAACTCCACCTTGTCGTATCCCAGGCTTTCCATTTCCTGGGCTATCCGCTGGGCAACCCCCTTCTCCTCTCCAGAAAGACTGGGGATCCTTATCAAATCCTGGCAAAACTTTATTAGCCTTTCTCGTCTGCTTTCACTCAACACTAGACTTTCCCCTCCTATTCATGGCCCCTCATTATAGCCCGTTTTCTGTGGAAAGAATCTGCTCTGCTATGCCGTAATATCCCATGCACCCCAGATACATTTCCTCTATTTCAATATACTCGTCACTCACGTGAGCCAGGCTTTCCCTCGACGGACCGAAAACTATGGTGGGTATGGAAGCAACCCCTCCGTAGTAGCACCCGTTGGTCCCAAAGCCTGCCCCCTCGGCCAGCCGCGGTGGTAGCCCCGCCCTCGACAGGCCTTTCAGGCAGCTTTTAACGAAAGGATGATCCTCGGGCAAAAGCCAGGCTGGCGCAAAGTGTTCTCCAGATATGGCAGCACCTGTATAGCACTGGTATTCCGAAGAAGAGATCCATGCTCTTGCGTTTAAAGAAGGAATATGTTTTGCCGCTTCCTCCAGGAGGCGCTCCACTTGAAGCAGAACGCTGGAACGAGTCTCTCCAGGCAAAAGCCTTCTATCGAAGATCGCCCTGCAGACATCTGGCACTATGCCCGTGGCGTTTTCCGGATATGAAACCAGGCTGGTCAGTTCCATGATGCCCTCGCCAAGAAATGGGTCTTTGGCAGGCTTGAAGTTGTCCTTGATGAAGCTCACAAGACGCGCCATGAGCACTGCTGCGTTCACACCATAATCTGGCCTGGCAGAATGAGCCTGTTTTCCTGAGACCTCTACGACTATCTCGGCTCTGCCTCGCTGCCCCCGTTCCAGGGCAAGACCCGACGCCTCACCGGTCACAACGAAATCTGGGGCACATTTTTCTGCTACAAGCATGGAGGAAACGCCTTCAAATTTTTCCTGACAAACTGTGGCTGAAACCACCAACCGCCCACAAAGATCCTTAAGACGGTCTTCCTTCAAGAACGAGGCGGCACACATCATCGCCGCAAGGGCACCCTTCTGGTCTGTAGCGCCCCTACCGTAAATTTTGCCGCCCTCCAAGAATCCTCCAAAGGGATAGTGATTCCATTGAAAGGGATTTCCTACGTCTACGTGGTCCAGCTGAGCCTCAAAGAGAAGACATGGGCCCTTGCCGAAATCCATGGTTCCTATTACGCTGCCGTAAAAATCAACCTGGACATCATCAAAGCCCATGCTCTGCATGGTATCTCTTACGAAGGCCGCAAGGAGCCGCTCCTGGCCCGAAAGGCTTGGGATGCGCACCAGGTTACTACAAAGCTTCACTAGCTCCTCTTTTCGGCCTGAGGTTAGCATAGTTAGTTCTCCTGACTTTTAAATATGGAGATACATTATCTAATTGAAGTTTATCCTATAATATATTAATATCAATACGCAAAATCTTATCGAAATGATAGGTTTTTCTTATAGCTTGAACGAAGCAATGTCTCATTGCCCGGCATTAAGTGAAGCAAGAGGTGTACACTTTTATTTGAATAGAGGAGATGCCGTGTGATTACTTTCTTCCAATTGCAGACTTTCTGTGAGGTAATAGAAAGGGGGACTTTCAGTGCAGCAGCAGAAAAGCTGTATATATCCCAACCTTCCGTAAGCCAGCACATAGCGAACCTGGAAAAACATTTTGGAGTAAAGCTCTTCGACCGCCGAAAACGCAAGGTGCGCCTCACCCCTGAAGGCAGGGTCTTATACTCCACGGCAAAAGAAGTGCTGGAGCAATTAGACAGGGCAAAAAAAAGGATAGACGACCTGAGGTCCCTGGAGGCGGGGACGTTGAACATAGGATGCAGCCACTACGTGGACTCCCTGCTTTTATGGCAGGTGCTACCAGAATTTGTCTCCCAACACCCTAAAGTCAGCGTGAGCACTTTTATAGGAACTATAGAAGAACTGAAAAGCGCGCTTCTTTCCTCCGATATAGAACTTATCTTTGCAGAGAGGACCCCTGACTTTGTGCCAAGCTCGCAATTTTCAAGCAAGGTAGTGGCCTCAGAAAAATTAGTTTTCGTGGCAACCTCAGACCTTGCAGGCAAAAAAACGTCTTTTTTCACTCCAAAAGATCTGGAAAGATATCCTCTTATAGGCTGGCATCCATCATCGTGCCTCTTTTCATACCTAAACGACTTTCAGATGCAAAATCAGCTCCGCCTCAGGCGCAAGATCACCGTATCAAGCATTGAGGCAGCCAGAGAGCTGGCCTTGAAGGGGCACGGGATAGCCCTACTGAACCTTCGCTCCGTAGAGGATGACATAGCCATGGGA
The DNA window shown above is from Thermovirga lienii DSM 17291 and carries:
- a CDS encoding M20/DapE family protein YgeY (PFAM: Peptidase family M20/M25/M40; Peptidase dimerisation domain~TIGRFAM: putative selenium metabolism hydrolase; M20/DapE family protein YgeY~COGs: COG0624 Acetylornithine deacetylase/Succinyl-diaminopimelate desuccinylase and related deacylase~InterPro IPR017706: IPR002933: IPR011650: IPR001261~KEGG: cbl:CLK_2276 peptidase~PFAM: peptidase M20; peptidase dimerisation domain protein~SPTR: Peptidase, M20/M25/M40 family;~TIGRFAM: M20/DapE family protein YgeY) — protein: MEFDKVLKKAEEYRKDISQFLRDMVAIPSESCQERDVILRIKEEMEKVGFDKVEIDPMGNILGYVGKGLRLIAMDAHIDTVGVGDLSLWEVDPYEGYEDDQVIVGRGTSDQEGGMASMVYAARIIKDLGLEDDYTLLVTGTVQEEDCDGLCWQYIIEEDGIRPEFVVITEPTSLNIYRGQRGRMEIKVKTKGLSCHGSVPERGDNAIYKMAPILQELRALHENLHEDPFLGKGSLTVSEIFFTSPSRCAVADSCWISIDRRLTWGETWEKALQEIRNLPSVKESGAEVSMYSYDKPSYTGLVYPTECYFPAWVLEEEHPACQATIKAYKNLFGQDPFVDKWGFSTNGVSIMGRYGIPCIGFGPGHEDQAHAPNERTWKDELVKAAAMYAVIPSIYVQNY
- a CDS encoding TRAP dicarboxylate transporter, DctM subunit (PFAM: DctM-like transporters~TIGRFAM: TRAP transporter, DctM subunit~COGs: COG1593 TRAP-type C4-dicarboxylate transport system large permease component~InterPro IPR004681: IPR010656~KEGG: sit:TM1040_2749 TRAP dicarboxylate transporter-DctM subunit~PFAM: TRAP C4-dicarboxylate transport system permease DctM subunit~SPTR: TRAP dicarboxylate transporter, DctM subunit;~TIGRFAM: TRAP dicarboxylate transporter, DctM subunit) yields the protein MTGFITAVFVIFLVVGMPIGFVLGVTGLLSMLKMNVPSILQLVPQRYFAGVDMFTLMAMPFFILAGDIMNKTGITQKLVKFSNVLVGHLQGGLAHANIVASVFFAGLTGAAVSDTAAIGSMLIPAMVEEGYDKDFSAAVTASSSIIGPTIPPSNIMVIYGAFMQVSIAGLFLAGILPGILVAVALMILTARISKKRGYPVGQRRATLKEMILAFKEAFVALLMPIIILGGILSGVFTPTEAAAVAVAYALFVGFVVYRSITVRDLVPIFIKMARTTGVVFLVIAAASILGWVLTMEQIPEKVANLMLGISTNKWVVMGMILLLLLFVGMFMDIAAALIILGPILHPLAVKMGFHPLHFGIIMVLSLNIALMTPPVGACLFVACGISRLTIEQLSREIFPFILVVVSVLILITVFPGIPLFLPRLMGYAPW
- a CDS encoding Tripartite ATP-independent periplasmic transporter DctQ component (PFAM: Tripartite ATP-independent periplasmic transporters, DctQ component~COGs: COG3090 TRAP-type C4-dicarboxylate transport system small permease component~InterPro IPR007387~KEGG: sit:TM1040_2748 tripartite ATP-independent periplasmic transporter DctQ~PFAM: Tripartite ATP-independent periplasmic transporter DctQ component~SPTR: Tripartite ATP-independent periplasmic transporter DctQ component), coding for MSIFKAAETIGNALEKALEVPLLILSVIMTFTVLLGVLFRYVFVSPLSWTEEFSRYMMIWMALLAVAPCIWRHEHVGVTMFVKKLPRLLAKGIIFISNAFILFFLYILVVYGFKMAEGGKAQLSTALNTSMYWWLMSVPVSALLCIVMLICKMILDIRRKDLDEILMAEDIVATVKREENLEFDEPTLKGDGR
- a CDS encoding TRAP dicarboxylate transporter, DctP subunit (PFAM: Bacterial extracellular solute-binding protein, family 7~TIGRFAM: tripartite ATP-independent periplasmic transporter solute receptor, DctP family~COGs: COG1638 TRAP-type C4-dicarboxylate transport system periplasmic component~InterPro IPR004682: IPR018389~KEGG: sit:TM1040_2750 TRAP dicarboxylate transporter, DctP subunit~PFAM: Extracellular solute-binding protein, family 7~SPTR: TRAP dicarboxylate transporter, DctP subunit;~TIGRFAM: TRAP dicarboxylate transporter, DctP subunit), with product MRKFGVALLVAVMIMVGTSGAFAAKTIKLSHLNPQQPFEVATAAMSAVFKSMVEAQSNGELKVEIYPAGQLGNERETMEQVKVGVVQSYIASAGGMASFYPLYSVLDIPFAIPDYNVAWKLFDGPFGQYLASDIEKKAGFKVLGFGEAGGFFQLTNSKRPIKTVDDMKGLKMRTMTLPSHQNLMKAYGAAATPVAWAEVYTALQTGVVDGQHNPIPIILTGKLYEVQKYLTLTNHLYSTYCWVMNKDFYEGLTDKEKSIVDGAAMTAIVAGRGLNRIIEASDKGLPALQAAGMEIYTPTPEALEQFREIGRKAAMEFIKSTYGDEGVELANKYLDSISEIVKEEK